The nucleotide window TCTTCATATTCTTCTTGAAATTGAAGCACTGCATTAAACAATTCCCCAATATTTTCTATGCGACTTTGAGCTTCGTCTGTGCCTTTTTGTTGTAATTCAGCCACATAGCCGGATTTTTCCATCACTAAATCCAACATTTCCGCCGCCGATAAAAATTCAGTTTGTGCTTGAAAGTCTTGGATCATTTTAGCGAATTGATTGACACTTTTAGCGGCTCGTCCGGCTAAGGTATTAACAGAGGTTTCATCGGTAATAATTTCCCACAAAGGAACGCCTAATTCTTGAGAAGCGGTGACTAAAGCATCAATCGAACTTTTGCCGATTCCTCGTCGAGGAGTATTAATAATTCTTAATAAACTAACCGTATCAGAAGGATTGACAATTAGCTTTAAATATGCGACTGCATCTTTAATTTCTTGACGGTCATAAAATCTAAATCCGCCGACAATATTATAGGGAATGTTATTTTTAACTAAGGCATCTTCAAAAGAGCGAGAATGAGCATTGATACGGTAAAGAATGGCAAAACTTCCCCAATTTAATTCGGGGTTTTCCTGTTTGAGTTGTTTAATTTTACTAACGACAAATCCTGCCTCATCCCGTTCATCATCAGCTTTATAACAATAAATATCTTCCCCGATACTTCGGGTAGCTTTGAGAATTTTATCTATCCGTTGGGTGTTATTTTCAATGAGTTGGTTAGCGGCTTGCAAAATGTTTTCACAAGAACGATAATTTTCTTCGAGTTTCACCATTGTTTGAGTAGTATCATCGGGTAAACCGTCCCCAAAGTCTGACTGAAAATTTAACAAGATGGTAAAATCTGCCATGCGAAAACTATAAATAGATTGATCTGCATCTCCTACCACAAAAATCGATCGATCTTGCCAATTCCATTTATTTTTACGGGTTTCTCCGTTGGTACATAATAACCGAATCAGATCGTATTGAATGCGGTTGGTATCTTGATATTCATCGACTAAAATATGTTTAAATTGATTAAACCAATAACCTAAAATGGTTTCATTTTGTTGAAACAGACGCACTGGCACTAAAATTAAATCATCAAAATCTAAGCTATTATTAGCGGCCAGTTGTTTTTGATATTCTTCATAAACTTCGGCCACAACTCTCCCGATATAGTTAGGATTTTCTCGGTCGTATTGTTGGGGGTTTAGTCCTAAGTTTTTGGCGTTACTAATTTGGTAGCGAATGCTTCTCGGTTCAAATTTCTTCTCGTTTAAATTCAATTGTTTAGTGACAATATTTTTGACTATACTTTGAGCATCGGATTCATCTAAAATAGAAAAATTCCGATTCCAAGTTCGTCCCCGTTCATCTTGATATTTATTAATGTCATAGCGTAAGATTCGGGCACATAAACTATGGAATGTGCCTATCCAAAGTTTTTTAGTTACCGTTCGATAAACTTTTGAGAGTAATTGTTTTTGGTCATATTCTGATAATAAAACAAACTTTTGCCCGTGTTTTTCCTGTGCCAAATCTTCCGCAAAAATTCTTTCTATTCTTTCTTTCATTTCCCTAGCAGCTTTATTGGTAAAGGTTACTGCTAGAATATTTTCCGGGTCAACTTGATGATAACGGATTAAATGAGCAATGCGATAGGTAAGGGCGCGAGTTTTGCCGGAACCTGCCCCCGCGACAACTAATAAAGGGCCACAATAATGTTGAACTGCCCGGCGTTGGGACGGGTTGAGTTGACTGAGATAATCTAGATTAACAGACATAAAATTAATAGGCAAAAAGCGAGAGGCGTTAATGTTAATTTGCAATCAATTCTTTAACTAATGAATCAATTTTCTGACGGAATTGTAACCAACTTATCAAAGCTTCAGGTTTAGATTTAACGTTTTTTTGCATTAACACAGCATCGTCTTTAAATCCAATGACCCCATAGTCTTCACTATTGATCAGTTTATCAAGATGGTCAATGGAATAAGCGACTTCTTGACGTTCTCCTCTAACTACCGATTGAGAGGGGTTAAGTTGCCATAGGTCTACAATTATATAGTCTACCGATCGAACTGTTCCTTGATCGTCCCGAAATTGAATATCCGGAAATCTTAGTATAGCCCGTCTGCCGGACATTTGAGGAACGAGATAACGAGAGGCGGAAACACTCCCATCTGGGGGTATTTGTTTTAAAAGAGTATTCACCTCATTAACATGATGCCATTGAACAGGGAGGGGACGATAGGCCCAAGGACTAAACGAGTCCGGCATGAGGAAAAACCAGGCGCGATGGGGGTTGCCGGTAAAGGTAAAAATTAAGGATAAACCGATACATAATCTCCAAAACCATTTTATTCTAGGTTTAAATTTATCTTGATGATCAGACCACCAAATAAT belongs to Gloeothece citriformis PCC 7424 and includes:
- the pcrA gene encoding DNA helicase PcrA, translated to MSVNLDYLSQLNPSQRRAVQHYCGPLLVVAGAGSGKTRALTYRIAHLIRYHQVDPENILAVTFTNKAAREMKERIERIFAEDLAQEKHGQKFVLLSEYDQKQLLSKVYRTVTKKLWIGTFHSLCARILRYDINKYQDERGRTWNRNFSILDESDAQSIVKNIVTKQLNLNEKKFEPRSIRYQISNAKNLGLNPQQYDRENPNYIGRVVAEVYEEYQKQLAANNSLDFDDLILVPVRLFQQNETILGYWFNQFKHILVDEYQDTNRIQYDLIRLLCTNGETRKNKWNWQDRSIFVVGDADQSIYSFRMADFTILLNFQSDFGDGLPDDTTQTMVKLEENYRSCENILQAANQLIENNTQRIDKILKATRSIGEDIYCYKADDERDEAGFVVSKIKQLKQENPELNWGSFAILYRINAHSRSFEDALVKNNIPYNIVGGFRFYDRQEIKDAVAYLKLIVNPSDTVSLLRIINTPRRGIGKSSIDALVTASQELGVPLWEIITDETSVNTLAGRAAKSVNQFAKMIQDFQAQTEFLSAAEMLDLVMEKSGYVAELQQKGTDEAQSRIENIGELFNAVLQFQEEYEETSLQAYLENASLSSDLDSLKEGDEKVSLMTLHSAKGLEFPVVFLVGLEEGLFPHSRSLNDPLSLEEERRLCYVGLTRAQEQLFLTFAKTRYTWGSREDKIASRFLKELPSDLISGNGIKKTANRRQTTAKPAQMGDNWSVGDRIIHSSYGEGEVTHVLATGKKPNLAILFPGLGRKIVDPTLAPIQRIE